Sequence from the Argentina anserina chromosome 7, drPotAnse1.1, whole genome shotgun sequence genome:
ATAGAGAAAAGCCTCACCAAACCAAATCTCCAGCAATTTTTCACGTCTTATATGGCACATTATTTCATTGAAGGACTTGAAAGCCACTTGGAAACTTCAGGTGAGGAAGCGCCATATCCTTTTTAAGAGATATCACATTGCTGAAATCCATGGGATTATCAAACTAGGGTTTCGCTTCTTAAGTTGCCCGGCAGCTCTAGGCTGTTATTCAGTTAATTGTGCCCCAATATACCTTCAGGCTCTTTTATACTATTGTCTCAAAATGATCAGACATAGAAAAAAGATGGTAGTCATGATTATAGTCAATGGCCACTGGTAGATTAGTAGAGCAAGGCAAACTACATATATTCCTAATCAGTGTTGCAACACTAGCATCATATATTGCATCAAATTACTTGACTTCGTATCCCGCGTTCATGTCATCTGGTAGCATGAAGTTGAAACAAAAGTCATGAGATTATATAATAATAGCATTATAATTCATCATATTTTTCTCGCAAATGGGTCAACGCATAGTCACGTACCATTATGTAGAGGCTCTACCCTTCTCTATTATCCCTTACAACATGTCATTCAAGACTCAAAAGCAAGACCCACAAAGTGTAAGTGCTACAAATAGCAATATGATCTTCAAACTTGTTAACTGAAACCACAAACTACAGCTCCCTTAAATCAAAACCTGTTGTTGTATCTGTTGAAAACCCTATCTAAGATGTTAACCTCTTTCTTGTAAGCCATCACTCCATAGAGTGGCACACATTGTATCTTTTAGGAGGATCAGACAATGCAACGGTAGGTTCTGAGGGCACCAACAGCTCCACCACGGTAAGTAATCTTTACCACCTGTCCTTTCTCCAAGCCATAGTAGCGTGCAAATGCATCAGTTTCCAGCATGAGAGGGAgctgcaaaagaaaaaataagaatCAATTGGTTCAGTAATTTATTCAACCATATTAGAATTGTAGCACGTATACatgggatatatatatatagaccaaATTAATCACTCTTCAAtttttgcatgtgaaacatacaaaaatcaaagaCATGGCACTCTAGAACATGATATAGCATTTGATTTAACAGCACAGCTGCCTATTAACAGGCCTTGCATTAAGATTACTGCAATAACCTTGTGTTCACCACAGCATCAGATTTCACAGTTATACAAAATTATGGCTTCCAATTCTTCAGGCTCCTTTAGAATAGTTAACCAAATGCAATCAGAAACATGACAACAAAATCTTTATGGCCTTCAAGTTATGTGAGAGTTCTAGCTATGATGAGACTATACTGCTTCATTTTCGCCCCTTCTCTAAAGATTAAAATGAAACGAATGCCAGTTATTATATACATTTCTGGAATAAAAGGGGATGCTAATCAAGTGACACAATtaaccaaaaataaataaaaaatcaagtGACACTGCTTTCAGATCTGTTCACTTTTAACACAACACTTGTCCTCATAGAAGCTTCATTACCCTTTATTCTACAATATGACACTGAGAAGCCAAATGATTCGGCAAAATTAAGTTTCTACGAATCCATGGAAAATGAAGACAAGCGAATTAACTGTTTACTCGCAAACGTCACTAATCCATGTAACCGTTTTCAGGGTTAGTTGCTTTAAGCTTGGATGCACTTCCAAAAGAGACTTTCCATGCTACAAACTTAGTATGTAAGGAAAATGAAACCAtttattaaaaacaaaaaacaaaaaagaaagaaagagaaaactgAAACCATTTGATTGAATTCTATACTCCTAACCAATAGAGTAAAACACTCCTAAGGAAACAACAGATTATAATGCTTAGAAGTTTAAAAGCTGAAATCATCAGGAAAATCTAACCCTGCTGTGTTTTCAAGTAGCGACTGTCCTCTCCTATGACGTGGAATTCTAGATTCTAGCTACCTTTTAGGTGCGGTAATGATTTCCACTGCCCATTGCATATAATTTCTATGGGTTCACAATTTCTTGCCAAGCATGCATTAGTGTCCAAGAGACCTCCATTTTCAATCAAGACAAATGCAACCATTTAGAATTTTCCTTGTAACAGAGGAATGATATTATCAGTTACCTTCTTGTCTTCCAACTTGTACTTGCTGAGcagatttttcttttcttgagcAGTAAGTATCTCATACTTGGGATGTAAAACATGCTTTGTAACATTGACCAGCAGTTCAGAAATCTGAAGCAAAATCATGTGTTGTGGTAAATGGAAACTGTTCAGctaaacaaatgaaaagaaagaaagtagAGGAAAGAAAGCATAGGAGGATCAGACAACAAGATagaataattaattataaggCAACTTACATGGAAAGTTTCAACTTTGTAAGGATAGGTTTCCAATTCCTTTCGAGCAAAGCAGTTAATTTTAGTTTGCAGCACAAGCATGAGAGAGCTTATATCTTTGTTCATCAGGTTAGCATAAATAGCACGAGCACTCGCTTTTCTGATTTCTTCAGTCCCACAGAAGATGACCACAATCTGCCCAAAAAGAAACAACGAGCTTCAACGCCTCACCACCAAAACAAGCCCTGCCCCCCATGTAGTTTGAAAATTGCATTCATCTCCTTTTCCAATACCTAAACTTTTCTCAGATTTAtgactaaacatgaagattaCAGCAGCTCCTAATGTTATTCTCAAATTTCATTGAAAAGAAGATATCATACAAAACTAATTAAGGCTCTGCACATCTGtaaacaaagagagagagagagagagaagatgaGACCTTGTTCTTGGAATTGGAGCGGAGAGAGGCGCAGATGGAGAGGCGTTCGGGGTCAGGGTTCTGACCGAACGCGTCCTGGAACTCACTGAGTGAGCGAGTCAGCTCGGACTCGGGGACGCTGTAGCCACGGTCGCTGAGCATCTCCAACACCGTACGGCGAGACATGTAGTACCTGTAGCTCTCCAGGCTCCCTCCGATGACGTGGCTAGTAACACACCCCGGCCGGCCTCCTGAAACGGCGTCGTTTGAAGCTACGGCGGCCATCGttgtctcttctcttctctctctctctctctctctctctctctctctctctctctttctcagtGTGGTCGCTGTGGGGTTTATGGGTGTCAAGAGTGAAGAGTGAGAGTGAGCGTGAGAGAGAGTGTGACAAATAATGCGGATTGACATAAGACTTCTACTCGCCTCGAATAGGTTCTAATTTTGTTACTCGCTCCTATGTGTCCTCCTTTCTCAgagttttttatatatatttttttcgaaAAAGACACAAAAAAACTATACAAAATTATGTAACGTGCCACATAATCATCCTACACCTTATATTTTCCAACTTATATTCTTATcaactattttatttttattaaaattaaagaaaaaatctACATTTAATAGAAAAGTTGTTGCTGACGATCAATTAAGAGgattttctgggtttgttAATCATAGTGACCGGGAAGCAATTGTCCATTTGTTCTACTTTGGCTTTCTGAGCATGCTATATCGATATTATTCAAAAGAACTACATCATAGATATCATGATCCATCATGTACAATTAAACCTCTTATGTTCAACATCACATCCTATAATACATAATATTTGATGATCATCCGATTTCTATGGTAGAATCAAACTATTAATGGGCATGAGGGTGGTCAAAAAAGGTAGTCGGCAAATTTGCTTTcctgaatttcttttctttccaatTGTAAAATCTTTTTTAAATAATCGGAGACGTCACATTTATTAACGTATGAAGAATATTACATTATCAGCATGACCCACGAAGAGATTTCCTGCTACGTCAATAATGAGCAGTGAAAGACAAACTTAAACAAAAAACCAAGCTTCATCTAAAATAATACAACCTTATGAATAATAGTTCACAagtaacaaaagaaaaaaaaatgtttgacACTATCAAGAGGACTCGAAACTAAGTCAAAGCTCCATATTGATTTATTCAAAGCAAAAATAGAAGTGAACTAAATTACCCAGACCCTAAGGCCCAAGCAATAAACAATCCTAAGACTAGGCCCAAAAGCCCAGACCCAAACCCAT
This genomic interval carries:
- the LOC126801815 gene encoding DNA-directed RNA polymerase V subunit 5C; this translates as MAAVASNDAVSGGRPGCVTSHVIGGSLESYRYYMSRRTVLEMLSDRGYSVPESELTRSLSEFQDAFGQNPDPERLSICASLRSNSKNKIVVIFCGTEEIRKASARAIYANLMNKDISSLMLVLQTKINCFARKELETYPYKVETFHISELLVNVTKHVLHPKYEILTAQEKKNLLSKYKLEDKKLPLMLETDAFARYYGLEKGQVVKITYRGGAVGALRTYRCIV